In the Streptomyces fradiae ATCC 10745 = DSM 40063 genome, CATCGACGCCGTGTACCGCGCGAAGACCCTCGGCGAGCTGGAGCCCATCGTCCGCGACCTGCCGGCCGCCGCCTCCGCCACCGCCCCCGCCGCGCCCCGCGCCGACGTGGCGTACGGGACGTACGACCCGGCCGGGGCGGCCGGCGAGGAGGAGAAGCTGGTCGCCGTCTTCTCCAGCACCTCCCTGCGGGGCCGCCGCCGCATCGGCCCGCGCACGGCCGCGTTCGCCCTCTTCGGCAACATCGAGATCGACCTCACCGAGACCACCTTCACCCAGCGCCTCACCACCATCAACGCCACCTCCATCTTCGGGAACGTGGAGGTCACCGTCCCGGAGAACGTCTCGCTGCGCGGCACCGGCGGCGGGGTGTTCAGCAACTTCGAGGTGGACACCCAGGAGGCCGACGACCCCGAGGCGCCCGTCGTGGTGGTCAACGGCTACTCC is a window encoding:
- a CDS encoding DUF1707 SHOCT-like domain-containing protein, which gives rise to MDLEKKPQKQPDPATPRPAAPRPTAPAAPAMRASDADRDRVADILREALAEGRLDAEEHGERIDAVYRAKTLGELEPIVRDLPAAASATAPAAPRADVAYGTYDPAGAAGEEEKLVAVFSSTSLRGRRRIGPRTAAFALFGNIEIDLTETTFTQRLTTINATSIFGNVEVTVPENVSLRGTGGGVFSNFEVDTQEADDPEAPVVVVNGYSVFGNVEARPRRGKRIADLLHDKLRKHLER